A genomic window from Lycium barbarum isolate Lr01 chromosome 4, ASM1917538v2, whole genome shotgun sequence includes:
- the LOC132637408 gene encoding uncharacterized protein LOC132637408, with protein sequence MIAGTSFTVSKKMKISVALENRTWELPDEGMITFSNEDTTCITLSHNNALVITVFIECFQRKCVMVDPGSLANIICWKVVEEIRLLEKIIPAARTLASFNMSSETTKREIDLPMEAEGVVKAKKFYVIDNNMHYNVIFASSWLHNMKAVLSTLHLLLKFPTTEGIM encoded by the coding sequence ATGATCGCCGGTACCAGTTTCACCGTTTCCAAGAAGATGAAGATCTCGGTAGCACTAGAAAATAGGACTTGGGAACTCCCGGATGAAGGCATGATTACTTTCTCTAACGAGGATACAACATGCATCACTTTGTCACATAACAATGCCTTGGTTATCACTGTGTTCATTGAATGCTTCCAAAGAAAGTGTGTGATGGTCGACCCGGGAAGTCTAGCTAATATCATCTGCTGGAAAGTAGTGGAAGAGATTAGACTGCTAGAGAAAATCATACCAGCCGCAAGGACCCTTGCTAGTTTCAACATGTCCAGTGAAACTACTAAGAGGGAGATCGATTTGCCTATGGAAGCTGAAGGAGTTGTCAAAGCAAAGAAGTTCTATGTGATTGACAATAACATGCACTATAACGTAATCTTCGCTAGTTCGTGGCTCCATAATATGAAGGCGGTACTATCAACTCTGCATTTGTTGCTGAAGTTCCCTACTACGGAAGGAATCATGTAG
- the LOC132635858 gene encoding zinc finger CCCH domain-containing protein 20-like, translating into MMMIGRSPHHSHPTVQVPPWDIMDDPTVDIHSPFSNISTSPDSGYDALTALQRYLPSNANDVMFDSDGLDIPVDAFSCDNFRMYEFKVRKCARGRSHDWTECPYAHPGEKARRRDPRKYHYSGTSCPDFRKGNCKKGDACEYAHGVFECWLHPARYRTQPCKDGTHCRRRVCFFAHTPEQLRVLPQNNSPRGHAAESSDGSPTRLGFDSPFDSPPVTPRGVNGLAESMRNMQIGMARGMSMNSSPNPTWAGFGSPRSPSMLRPGFMSLPTTPTRNPTRSGVAVFDQWEKNYEEEPAMERVESGRDLRARIYAKLSMENSLDSGAPDVGWVSELVK; encoded by the coding sequence ATGATGATGATCGGACGATCACCCCATCACTCACATCCGACCGTCCAAGTCCCTCCTTGGGACATCATGGATGATCCAACAGTTGATATTCACTCCCCATTTTCCAACATATCCACTAGTCCTGATTCTGGTTACGACGCTTTAACGGCGTTGCAGCGTTACCTTCCGTCAAATGCAAACGACGTTATGTTCGATTCTGATGGTTTAGACATTCCAGTGGACGCGTTCTCATGTGATAATTTCCGTATGTATGAGTTTAAAGTGAGGAAATGCGCACGTGGAAGGTCACATGACTGGACGGAATGTCCGTATGCACATCCCGGTGAGAAGGCTCGTCGGAGGGACCCACGTAAGTATCATTATTCTGGCACTTCTTGTCCTGATTTCCGTAAAGGGAACTGTAAGAAAGGTGATGCATGTGAGTACGCACACGGCGTATTCGAGTGTTGGCTGCACCCTGCTCGCTATCGTACGCAGCCTTGTAAGGATGGGACCCACTGTCGCCGGCGCGTGTGCTTCTTCGCTCACACGCCTGAGCAGCTGCGCGTCCTCCCACAGAACAACAGTCCACGTGGCCATGCTGCCGAGTCATCTGACGGCTCTCCTACTCGACTAGGGTTTGACTCTCCGTTTGACTCCCCTCCGGTGACGCCACGCGGCGTTAACGGACTGGCTGAGTCGATGCGTAATATGCAGATTGGGATGGCGAGGGGTATGAGTATGAATAGCAGTCCTAACCCTACATGGGCCGGCTTTGGTTCACCAAGGAGCCCATCCATGCTCCGACCCGGGTTTATGAGCCTACCAACAACTCCGACCCGGAACCCGACCCGATCTGGGGTTGCGGTGTTTGATCAGTGGGAGAAGAATTACGAAGAAGAGCCAGCAATGGAAAGGGTGGAATCTGGGAGGGATCTAAGGGCCAGGATTTATGCAAAACTCAGTATGGAAAACTCTCTTGATTCGGGTGCTCCGGATGTTGGATGGGTATCCGAATTAGTGAAGTGA